One Scophthalmus maximus strain ysfricsl-2021 chromosome 9, ASM2237912v1, whole genome shotgun sequence genomic region harbors:
- the thg1l gene encoding probable tRNA(His) guanylyltransferase isoform X1: MVIGNTCRFLGRPRFSVVHPLARLFTSSNMAKSKFEYVRNFETDDTCLRNCYIVVRLDGRNFHRFAGQHKFTKPNDNRALGLMSRSARSVMEELEDIVIAYGQSDEFSFVFKRSSTWFKRRASKLMTHVASQFSSSYVFYWKEFFEDQPLLYPPSFDGRVVLYPTNRNLKDYLSWRQADCHVNNLYNTVFWTLVQKGGLTTAQAEDRLKGTLAADKNEILFSEFDINYNNESAIHRKGTTFIWEKREETVIKRMKVPGEEEKDVPVTSSRRRVQSYHCDIIGDQFWEEHPRVLEDDDS; encoded by the exons ATGGTGATTGGAAATACCTGCCGATTTCTTGGACGTCCCAGGTTTAGCGTCGTCCACCCCTTGGCCCGTCTTTTTACCTCCAGCAACATGGCAAAGAGCAAGTTTGAGTATGTCCGCAACTTCGAGACCGATGACACTTGTCTACGAAACTGCTACATAGTTGTGAGACTTGATGGTCGAAACTTCCACAG GTTTGCGGGGCAGCACAAGTTTACAAAGCCCAATGATAACAGAGCCTTGGGCCTGATGAGCAGGAGTGCTCGCTCCgtgatggaggagctggaggataTTGTCATTGCTTATGGTCAAAGCGATGAGTTCAGCTTCGTTTTCAAGAGGAGCTCCACTTGGTTTAAGAGGAGAGCCAG TAAGCTCATGACCCACGTGGCCTCGCAGTTCTCCTCCTCGTATGTGTTCTACTGGAAGGAGTTTTTCGAGGATCAGCCCCTCCTGTACCCCCCGAGCTTTGACGGACGGGTGGTCCTGTATCCTACAAACCGTAACCTCAAAGATTACCTCAGCTGGAGGCAAGCAGACT GTCACGTAAATAATCTGTACAACACAGTGTTTTGGACATTGGTGCAGAAGGGAGGGCTCACCACAGCTCAGGCAGAAGATCGCCTAAAG GGAACATTAGCTGCAGATAAAAATGAGATCCTGTTCTCAGAGTTTGACATCAACTACAATAATGAATCTGCCATCCACAGGAAAGGCACCACTTTCATCTGGGAAAAG CGAGAGGAAACTGTCATCAAACGCATGAAGGTCCCgggtgaagaggagaaggacgtGCCCGTGACTAGCAGCAGGAGAAGGGTGCAGTCCTACCACTGCGACATTATCGGAGACCAGTTCTGGGAGGAACACCCACGCGTCCTGGAGGACGACGACAGCTAA
- the thg1l gene encoding probable tRNA(His) guanylyltransferase isoform X2 yields MVKAMSSASFSRGAPLGLRGEPGSRRVIFDGRVVLYPTNRNLKDYLSWRQADCHVNNLYNTVFWTLVQKGGLTTAQAEDRLKGTLAADKNEILFSEFDINYNNESAIHRKGTTFIWEKREETVIKRMKVPGEEEKDVPVTSSRRRVQSYHCDIIGDQFWEEHPRVLEDDDS; encoded by the exons ATGGTCAAAGCGATGAGTTCAGCTTCGTTTTCAAGAGGAGCTCCACTTGGTTTAAGAGGAGAGCCAGGTAGCAGACGTGTAAT CTTTGACGGACGGGTGGTCCTGTATCCTACAAACCGTAACCTCAAAGATTACCTCAGCTGGAGGCAAGCAGACT GTCACGTAAATAATCTGTACAACACAGTGTTTTGGACATTGGTGCAGAAGGGAGGGCTCACCACAGCTCAGGCAGAAGATCGCCTAAAG GGAACATTAGCTGCAGATAAAAATGAGATCCTGTTCTCAGAGTTTGACATCAACTACAATAATGAATCTGCCATCCACAGGAAAGGCACCACTTTCATCTGGGAAAAG CGAGAGGAAACTGTCATCAAACGCATGAAGGTCCCgggtgaagaggagaaggacgtGCCCGTGACTAGCAGCAGGAGAAGGGTGCAGTCCTACCACTGCGACATTATCGGAGACCAGTTCTGGGAGGAACACCCACGCGTCCTGGAGGACGACGACAGCTAA